The following is a genomic window from Citrifermentans bemidjiense Bem.
CCAGACGTCGCGCTGGAACTCCTGCATCGCCTCGAAAATGCTCTGCATCATGTGGCCCCAGACCACGTTGTGGGTGGCGCGGGCGACCAGCATGTGGAAGTGGGCGTCGAAATCCTCCGAAGCCTTCAGCTGCTCCAGGTTTTTGGCCATGCCGTCGACAACAACCTGCAGGCGCCGAACGTCCTCGGGGAGCGCCCGGGTAGCGGCGTACCAGGCGGTCCAGGACTCCATCCCCTTGCGCACTTCGATCACGTCGAGGGCACGGTCGCCGTCAATGCGGATCAGCTCGGAGAGCGGCATCCCGGCGGAGTTCTCCACCAGGGAACGGACCAGCGTGCCCCCCCCTTGATAGGTCTCGACGAGTCCGGAGGAGGTAAGGATGTTGAGCGCCTCGCGCACCGAAGGACGGGAGACGCCGAAAAGCTCGGCAAGCTCGCGCTCGGGGGGAAGCTTCTCCCCCGGGTTGAACTCGCCGGCCAGTATGGAACTGCGGATCTGCTCCGCGATCTGGGTCGATACTTTTTTCGGTTTTATCGGCGTAAATTTCATAAGGCACCGATACTACATATGTAAGAGGAAGGCAATAGGTTTTCTGGTAAATATTTTTGACCAATCTGGCAGCCGGGAAAATTCCGTATACGGCATGAAGAGGTAACCTCCCCTACCCTCACGCATTCATGCTCATCTGAAGCAGTTCGGTGAGATGAATCACCCTTACCTGCGGCTCGGCCTCCGAGAGCGCCTTCTTGAGCTGCAAGAG
Proteins encoded in this region:
- a CDS encoding FadR/GntR family transcriptional regulator, translated to MKFTPIKPKKVSTQIAEQIRSSILAGEFNPGEKLPPERELAELFGVSRPSVREALNILTSSGLVETYQGGGTLVRSLVENSAGMPLSELIRIDGDRALDVIEVRKGMESWTAWYAATRALPEDVRRLQVVVDGMAKNLEQLKASEDFDAHFHMLVARATHNVVWGHMMQSIFEAMQEFQRDVWRAVYMTEEDQRLLFSHHLKIYEMIRDRDADGARVAMLEHLDFAQKRCSAYVSMRGTE